Proteins from a single region of Festucalex cinctus isolate MCC-2025b chromosome 19, RoL_Fcin_1.0, whole genome shotgun sequence:
- the LOC144007284 gene encoding uncharacterized protein LOC144007284 isoform X1, with protein MMGCGGSRADAIIEPRYHESWTRDTESTWLTNTDVEAPLPVGNSKALEAGLREKRMVTTGTQCGKQTLANTASAGCNHHRRARRSFSDQASRDSKLKTSKESGALSKDVQSVCSGDNDDEPAKACDET; from the exons ATGATGGGCTGCGGGGGGAGCAGGGCGGACGCAATCATCGAGCCGAGGTACCACGAGAGCTGGACGCGGGACACCGAGTCGACGTGGCTCACCAACACCGACGTGGAGGCTCCTCTGCCGGTCGGCAACA GTAAGGCGTTGGAGGCGGGCCTGCGTGAGAAGAGGATGGTGACCACGGGCACACAGTGCGGTAAACAGACCCTCGCCAACACCGCCAGTGCGGGCTGCAACCACCACAGGAGAGCCAGACGCTCCTTCAGTGAT CAAGCCAGTCGCGACTCCAAGCTCAAGACGTCCAAGGAGAGCGGCGCTTTGAGCAAGGACGTGCAGTCCGTCTGCAGCGGCGACAACGACGACGAGCCCGCTAAAGCGTGCGACGAGACGTGA
- the LOC144007284 gene encoding uncharacterized protein LOC144007284 isoform X2, translated as MASKALEAGLREKRMVTTGTQCGKQTLANTASAGCNHHRRARRSFSDQASRDSKLKTSKESGALSKDVQSVCSGDNDDEPAKACDET; from the exons ATGGCGA GTAAGGCGTTGGAGGCGGGCCTGCGTGAGAAGAGGATGGTGACCACGGGCACACAGTGCGGTAAACAGACCCTCGCCAACACCGCCAGTGCGGGCTGCAACCACCACAGGAGAGCCAGACGCTCCTTCAGTGAT CAAGCCAGTCGCGACTCCAAGCTCAAGACGTCCAAGGAGAGCGGCGCTTTGAGCAAGGACGTGCAGTCCGTCTGCAGCGGCGACAACGACGACGAGCCCGCTAAAGCGTGCGACGAGACGTGA
- the atp6v1c1b gene encoding V-type proton ATPase subunit C 1-B: protein MTEFWLISAPGEKTCQQTWDKLMVATTRTNNLSTNTKFNIPDLKVGTLDVLVGLSDELAKLDTFVESVVKKVAQYMADVLEDSRDKVQENLLANGLDLVTYITRFQWDMAKYPIKQSLKNISEIVSKQAMQIDNDLKSRASAYNNLKGNLQNLERKNAGSLLTRSLADIVRKDDFVLDSEYLVTMLVVVPKTSFVDWQKTYETLAEMVVPRSTKLLFEDNDSGLFSVTLFRKAVDDFKHKARENKFTVRDFQYNEEEMKADKEEMTRLSTDKKKQFGPLVRWLKVNFSEAFIAWIHIKALRVFVESVLRYGLPVNFQAMLLQPNKKNMKKLREVLYDLYKHLDSSAAIIDASMDIPGLNLSQQEYYPYVYYKIDCNLLDFKV, encoded by the exons ATGACGGAATTCTGGTTGATCTCGGCGCCGGGTGAGAAGACGTGTCAGCAGACTTGGGACAAACTGATGGTGGCCACCACACGCACCAACAACCTCTCCACCAACACCAAGTTCAACATTCCAGACCTCAAG GTGGGTACGCTGGACGTCTTGGTGGGTCTGTCAGATGAGCTGGCCAAGCTGGACACGTTTGTGGAAAG CGTGGTTAAGAAGGTGGCTCAGTACATGGCCGACGTTCTGGAGGACAGCCGGGACAAAGTGCAGGAGAACTTGCTGGCCAACGgat TGGACCTGGTCACGTACATCACCAGATTCCAGTGGGACATGGCCAAGTATCCCATCAAGCAGTCGCTGAAGAACATCTCCGAGATCGTCTCTAAG cAAGCGATGCAGATCGACAACGACCTGAAGTCCCGCGCGTCGGCGTACAACAACCTGAAGGGGAACTTGCAGAACCTGGAGCGGAAGAACGC GGGGAGCCTGCTGACCAGGAGTCTAGCTGACATTGTGAGGAAAGACGACTTTGTGCTGGACTCGGAGTACCTGGTCACCATGCTGGTGGTTGTTCCCAA GACGAGCTTCGTGGACTGGCAGAAGACGTACGAAACCCTGGCGGAGATGGTGGTGCCGCGTTCCACCAA GTTGCTGTTCGAGGACAACGACAGCGGCCTGTTCAGCGTCACGCTCTTCCGGAAGGCCGTGGACGACTTCAAGCACAAGGCCCGGGAAAACAA GTTCACCGTGCGTGACTTCCAGTACAACGAGGAGGAGATGAAGGCCGACAAGGAGGAGATGACGCGCTTGTCCACCGACAAAAAGAAGCAGTTT GGTCCTCTGGTCCGGTGGCTCAAAGTCAACTTCAGCGAGGCCTTCATCGCGTGGATCCACATAAAAGCGTTGCGGGTGTTCGTCGAGTCGGTCCTGAG ATACGGTCTTCCGGTGAACTTCCAGGCCATGCTGCTGCAGCCCAACAAGAAGAACATGAAGAAGCTGCGGGAGGTCCTTTACGACCTGTACAAGCACCTGGACAGCAGCGCCGCCATCATCGAC GCCTCCATGGACATCCCGGGTCTGAACCTGAGCCAGCAGGAGTACTACCCGTACGTTTACTACAAGATCGACTGCAACCTGCTCGACTTCAAAGTTTAG
- the adnp2b gene encoding activity-dependent neuroprotector homeobox protein 2b: MYQLPLTNLEKVRKARKAVKHVLSEIGLEDCQNLLKELDGKNGEKDTDKDAEEDSKEGDPFMGTEWTDFTDGYSGRLRKKWPYRSRTMCCVMCKYSSKNIYHYRNHVARCHEYLQRLCTLASCQRCVFVAHPRAVKKHILFFHGRRPNDPGVQVAPAVTVAMAAAVVAAPTPATPASVVRSMERYKCRKCSFPSQSVFAIKKHIILKHVEGVAEQFIGFRHPIAGSTAKLYCCKVCTVNTGNLDQMLHHLLVDPKHYSINTKVLSMIHDSLATPRATPNGNGLYVPLPNLAPKPPSSQSFVAPGNGQPAGNTVVALQQLQAPSNSAALICAPGGNQTFLPPQASALVQLASAEAKGLLQPGATISLRGSPLVQYPGLKPPPTAASAATPQAPQVLIPAAKPAAAQVPPANQMTLQGTMLTSQSLLSHLIPTGNRINGMPTYTFAPLQMAVPVTPSAAKPAAAEQTAKKWITCPLCNELFPSNVFDMHIEVAHQTKLAANPIETLAARAAFLRKMPDKTIKCLTCKALLSEKSVLQHLLHGLSCLYCSTLFFSIKQLAEHVKKHNPAGKLYCDFLRQNYKIYSKSGAGILIPHLDVTIEAPREILGEAEVNLALVTSSLELVYVRLEPSARPDAGPPAPPLSASSCPFCNESFPEEPKYLQHLKQKHLVAPTIHAILKTDAFKCIYCNGVYTGKVTQQAVILHIQRCRCSPKPPQVPKTAEPPPPPPPPPMQMPMPMPMPKPAPAPRQPGLYFLQVPQGMTVKPKPPQPPPPNQEQLESTKRLEAALKQVIEINKREREQRAAVRRREPAPPPPPPPPPPPEPQIAADPNVKLALEPSTQDRRNYEERRDFITRYFNVRPYVSRAEVEELCRRLTLTKAEVVALFSAKRVRCMKSFKGNAAAVLLGFDMARLTRVQHPLDVPEQRVVDSRETQPDEDPDEEPEDAVGGEGAREPEPMDESGNDKTAAEVPMEENN; encoded by the exons ATGTATCAACTCCCGTTGACCAACTTGGAGAAAGTCCGCAAGGCGCGCAAGGCGGTGAAGCATGTGCTGAGCGAGATCGGCCTGGAAGACTGCCAGAACCTCCTCAAG GAGCTCGATGGTAAAAATGGTGAGAAAGACACTGACAAAGATGCTGAGGAAGACTCGAAGGAAGGGGATCCTTTCATGGGCACCGAGTGgaccgacttcaccgacggataCAGCGGACGACTACGCAAGAAG TGGCCTTACCGCTCTCGCACCATGTGCTGCGTCATGTGCAAGTACTCGTCCAAGAACATCTACCACTACCGCAACCACGTGGCACGCTGCCACGAGTACCTGCAGCGCCTGTGCACGCTCGCCTCCTGCCAGCGCTGCGTCTTCGTGGCGCACCCGCGCGCCGTCAAGAAGCACATCCTGTTCTTCCACGGGCGCCGTCCAAACGATCCGGGGGTGCAGGTGGCGCCGGCCGTGACAGTGGcgatggcggcggcggtggtggcgGCCCCGACGCCGGCTACGCCGGCCAGCGTGGTCCGCAGCATGGAGCGCTACAAGTGCAGGAAGTGCTCCTTCCCGTCGCAATCCGTCTTCGCCATCAAGAAGCATATCATTCTCAAGCACGTGGAGGGCGTGGCGGAACAGTTCATCGGGTTCCGGCACCCGATAGCGGGATCCACCGCCAAGTTGTACTGCTGTAAAGTGTGCACCGTCAACACGGGCAACCTGGACCAGATGCTGCACCACTTGTTGGTGGACCCCAAGCACTACAGCATCAACACAAAG GTGCTGTCGATGATCCACGACAGCTTGGCGACCCCCAGGGCCACGCCCAACGGCAACGGCCTCTACGTCCCCTTACCCAACCTGGCGCCCAAGCCGCCGAGCAGCCAGTCCTTCGTGGCGCCGGGCAACGGGCAGCCCGCCGGCAACACGGTGGTGGCGCTGCAGCAACTCCAAGCGCCGTCCAACAGCGCCGCCCTCATCTGCGCCCCCGGCGGCAACCAGACCTTCCTGCCCCCGCAGGCGTCGGCGCTGGTCCAGCTGGCGAGCGCCGAGGCCAAGGGTCTCCTCCAGCCCGGCGCCACCATCTCCCTGCGAGGGTCCCCGCTGGTGCAGTACCCCGGCCTCAAGCCGCCGCCGACGGCGGCGTCGGCCGCCACGCCCCAAGCGCCGCAGGTCCTGATCCCGGCGGCGAAACCCGCCGCCGCGCAAGTCCCGCCTGCCAACCAGATGACGCTCCAAGGCACCATGCTGACCTCTCAGTCGCTCCTCAGCCACCTCATCCCCACCGGCAACCGCATCAACGGCATGCCCACGTACACCTTCGCGCCCCTGCAGATGGCGGTGCCCGTCACGCCGAGCGCCGCCAAACCCGCCGCCGCCGAGCAGACCGCCAAGAAGTGGATCACCTGCCCGCTGTGCAACGAGCTCTTCCCCAGCAACGTCTTCGACATGCACATCGAGGTGGCCCACCAGACCAAGCTGGCGGCCAACCCCATCGAGACCCTGGCGGCCCGCGCCGCCTTCCTCCGCAAGATGCCCGACAAGACCATCAAGTGCCTGACGTGCAAGGCGCTGCTGTCGGAGAAGAGCGTCCTGCAGCACCTCCTCCACGGCCTCAGCTGCCTCTACTGCTCCACCCTCTTCTTCTCCATCAAGCAGCTGGCCGAGCACGTCAAGAAGCACAACCCCGCCGGCAAGCTGTACTGCGACTTCCTCCGCCAGAACTACAAGATCTACAGCAAGAGCGGTGCCGGCATCTTGATCCCGCACTTGGACGTCACCATCGAGGCGCCGCGGGAGATCCTGGGCGAGGCGGAGGTCAACCTGGCGCTGGTCACCAGCTCCCTGGAGCTGGTCTACGTCAGGCTGGAGCCCAGCGCTCGGCCCGACGCGGGCCCGCCGGCGCCGCCGCTCAGCGCCTCCAGCTGCCCCTTCTGCAACGAGAGCTTCCCGGAGGAGCCCAAGTACCTGCAGCACCTGAAGCAGAAGCACCTGGTGGCGCCCACCATCCACGCCATCCTCAAGACGGACGCCTTCAAGTGCATCTACTGCAACGGCGTCTACACGGGGAAGGTGACCCAGCAGGCCGTCATCCTGCACATCCAGCGCTGCCGCTGCTCCCCCAAGCCGCCGCAGGTTCCCAAAACCGccgagccgccgccgccgccgccgccaccgccgatGCAGATGCCGATGCCGATGCCGATGCCCAAACCCGCTCCGGCGCCTCGCCAGCCGGGGCTCTACTTCCTCCAG GTGCCCCAAGGGATGACGGTGAAACCGAAGCCGCCGCAGCCTCCGCCGCCCAACCAGGAGCAGCTGGAATCCACCAAGAGGCTGGAGGCCGCCTTGAAGCAGGTCATCGAGATCAACAAGCGCGAGCGCGAGCAGAGGGCGGCCGTGCGGCGAAGGGAgccggcgccgccgccgcctccgccgccaccgccgccgcccgaGCCGCAGATCGCGGCGGACCCCAATGTCAAGCTGGCTCTGGAGCCGTCGACGCAGGACCGCCGCAACTACGAGGAGCGCCGCGACTTCATCACCCGCTACTTCAACGTCCGGCCGTACGTCAGCCGCGCCGAGGTGGAGGAGCTGTGCCGCCGCCTGACGCTCACCAAGGCGGAGGTGGTGGCGCTCTTCAGCGCCAAGCGCGTCCGCTGCATGAAGAGCTTCAAGGGGAACGCCGCCGCCGTGCTGTTGGGCTTCGACATGGCGCGACTGACGCGGGTCCAACACCCGCTCGACGTACCCGAGCAGAGGGTCGTCGACTCCAGGGAGACGCAGCCGGACGAGGACCCGGACGAGGAGCCGGAGGACGCCGTAGGCGGCGAGGGAGCACGTGAACCGGAGCCAATGGATGAAAGCGGGAATGACAAAACAGCTGCTGAGGTGCctatggaggaaaataattga
- the azin1b gene encoding antizyme inhibitor 1b, whose amino-acid sequence MKGLANRPAGYIVELLEGGATLDDVIDERICEQALAEKSAFVVGDLGALMRQHVRWKSAVPRLQPYFPLRCNRSAEVLEVLASLGLGFVCANKAEVNLALESGVPPDNIILSSVCKQLALVKAAAKHNVRHLVCENEAELAKIARLHPRAKLLLQLSTEAHAAETSVTFGATLKSCRHLLEAAKALGVQVVGVTFHVPTSCQEPQRAYGHALADARCVFDMAADLGFNMNILDIGAGFTGSDFQLKQVESALSPLLDTYFPPLSGVHVLAQPGSFYVASAFNLAVNVIGKEVVTRRWDGLAPGDDGEDAEFQYYMNEGVYGPFGVKLLGNAIAAPAVHKHALCADAAVYPSSLRGPTLDQLDVVVERCLLPELSVGDWLLFSNMGACGLDDLAGDTCASPQPPVYYAATSSDWYEMQEAGVTLDGAVKTFALV is encoded by the exons ATGAAAGGACTTGCCAACCGACCCGCCGGCTACATCGTTGAGCTGCTGGAGGGCGGCGCCACCCTCGACGACGTCATCGACGAGCGCATCTGCGAGCAGGCCCTG GCAGAGAAGAGCGCCTTCGTGGTGGGCGACCTGGGCGCTCTGATGCGTCAACACGTCCGCTGGAAGAGCGCCGTGCCACGGCTGCAGCCGTACTTCCCGCTCCGGTGCAACCGCAGCGCGGAGGTCCTCGAGGTGCTCGCCTCCCTGGGCCTCGGCTTCGTCTGTGCGAACAAA GCCGAAGTCAACCTGGCGCTGGAAAGCGGCGTGCCGCCCGACAATATCATCCTGTCGAGCGTCTGCAAGCAGCTGGCGCTCGTCAAGGCCGCCGCCAAGCACAACGTGCGCCACCTCGTCTGTGAGAACGAGGccgagctggccaagatcgcaCGCCTCCACCCGCGCGCCAA GTTGTTGCTGCAGCTGAGCACCGAGGCCCACGCGGCTGAGACCAGCGTGACCTTCGGGGCGACCCTGAAGAGCTGCCGCCATCTGCTGGAGGCGGCCAAAGCCCTCGGCGTGCAGGTGGTGGGCGTGACCTTCCACGTGCCAACCTCCTGCCAGGAACCGCAGCGGGCCTACGGCCACGCGCTTGCAGACGCCCGCTGTGTCTTCGACATGGCG GCGGACCTGGGCTTCAACATGAACATCCTGGACATCGGCGCTGGATTCACCGGCTCAGACTTCCAACTTAAGCAG GTGGAATCTGCCCTCAGCCCGCTGCTTGACACGTACTTCCCGCCGCTGTCCGGCGTGCACGTGCTGGCCCAGCCGGGCTCCTTCTACGTGGCGTCGGCCTTCAACCTGGCCGTCAACGTGATCGGCAAGGAGGTGGTGACCCGCCGATGGGATGGCTTGGCTCCAG GTGACGACGGCGAGGACGCCGAGTTCCAGTACTACATGAACGAGGGCGTTTATGGCCCGTTTGGCGTCAAGCTCCTCGGGAACGCCATCGCCGCCCCGGCAGTGCACAAG CACGCGCTGTGCGCCGACGCCGCCGTCTATCCTAGCAGCCTGCGGGGCCCCACGCTGGACCAGCTGGACGTCGTGGTGGAGCGCTGCCTCCTGCCCGAACTCAGCGTGGGCGACTGGCTGCTCTTCTCCAACATGGGCGCCTGCGGCCTGGATGACCTCGCCGGGGACACGTGCGCCTCGCCGCAGCCGCCGGTATACTACGCTGCCACCTCCTCGGACTG GTACGAAATGCAGGAAGCGGGTGTGACGCTGGACGGCGCCGTCAAGACCTTCGCCCTCGTGTAG
- the LOC144007281 gene encoding gamma-glutamylcyclotransferase-like produces MHVRLVSRQAGYGCLRPVVASWLAISFTLTSCSDSETFKDHHFQMSPGGTGTFAYFAFGSNMLKERVRLRNPSATFLDTGRLKDYQLDFGMWGKDAENNWHGAVATIRESPGSEVWGVIWTVSRDHLDSLDHQEGVNEGIYSPLEVRVESSNHGEVLCKTYQMNNFHARPTSPQYKYVVCWGAEQNGLPKDYVDGLQAVQTNNYTGPSTLDRIITDAN; encoded by the exons ATGCATGTGAGGTTAGTAAGCAGACAGGCCGGTTATGGCTGCTTACGGCCAGTCGTAGCTAGCTGGCTCGCCATTAGCTTTACACTGACAAGCTGCAGCGACTCGGAGACGTTCAAAGACCACCATTTCCAAATGTCGCCTGGAGGAACCGGAACGTTCGCGTATTTCGCGTTCGGGAGCAACATGTTGAAGGAGAGAGTCCGCCTGAGGAATCCCTCTGCGACTTTCCTCGACACCGGTCGACTGAAG GACTATCAGCTGGATTTTGGCATGTGGGGCAAAGACGCAGAGAACAACTGGCACGGCGCCGTGGCCACCATCCGAGAAAGTCCCGGTTCAGAGGTGTGGGGCGTCATCTGGACCGTGAGCCGAGACCACTTGGACTCCCTGGACCA TCAGGAAGGAGTCAATGAGGGCATTTATTCCCCATTGGAGGTGAGAGTGGAGAGCAGCAACCACGGAGAGGTGTTGTGCAAGACGTACCAGATGAACAACTTCCACGCTCGTCCTACATCACCGCAGTACAAATAT GTGGTGTGTTGGGGCGCCGAGCAGAACGGACTTCCCAAGGATTACGTCGACGGGCTGCAGGCGGTCCAAACCAACAACTACACGGGACCTTCCACCCTGGATCGCATCATAACGGATGCCAATTAG